From Passer domesticus isolate bPasDom1 chromosome 8, bPasDom1.hap1, whole genome shotgun sequence, a single genomic window includes:
- the LOC135306031 gene encoding LOW QUALITY PROTEIN: cilia- and flagella-associated protein 251-like (The sequence of the model RefSeq protein was modified relative to this genomic sequence to represent the inferred CDS: inserted 2 bases in 1 codon): MDEDKEDEEQEEEEEMEEEEEELEEEEEEEEDDDGYEEDEEDEEEEEDEGDEEDEVDEEQKEEEEEEEEEEEEEEEEEEEEEEEEEEEEEDEDDEDDEDDEDEEQEEKEVEEEDEEEEEEEEEEEEEEEEEEEEEEEEDEEEEEEEDEEEXRRKREEEEEKEEEEEEEEEEEEEEEEEEEEEEEEEEDEDDEDDEDDEDEEQEEKEEEEEEEEEEEEEEEEEEEEDEEEEEEEDEEEEEEEGRGGGEGRGGGGRGGGGGG; this comes from the exons atggacgaggacaaggaggatgaggagcaggaggaggaggaggagatggaggaggaggaggaggagttggaggaggaggaggaggaggaggaggacgacgACGGgtatgaggaggatgaggag GacgaagaggaggaggaggacgaaggtgacgaggaggacgaggtggatgaggagcagaaggaggaggaggaggaggaggaggaggaggaggaggaggaggaggaggaggaggaggaggaggaggaggaggaggaggaggaggaggaggacgaggacgatGAGGACGACGAGGACGACGAGGacgaggagcaggaggagaaggaggtggaggaggaggac gaggaggaggaggaggaggaggaggaggaggaggaggaggaggaggaggaggaggaggaggaggaggaggaggatgaggaggaggaggaggaggaggacgaggagga gaggaggaagagggaagaggaggaggagaaggaagaggaggaggaggaggaggaggaggaggaggaggaggaggaggaggaggaggaggaggaggaggaggaggaggaggacgaggacgatGAGGACGACGAGGACGACGAGGacgaggagcaggaggagaaggag gaggaggaggaggaggaggaggaggaggaggaggaggaggaggaggaggaggaggaggatgaggaggaggaggaggaggaggacgaggaggaggaggaggaagagggaagaggaggaggagaaggaagaggaggaggaggacgaggaggaggaggaggaggatga
- the LOC135306061 gene encoding glutamic acid-rich protein-like isoform X2, whose product MRMKSGRRGRRWKTRMRRRWTRRKKMRRRKRKDDGQEKNKDEDEMEHKDEKEDEKEHEDEEEEDEDKEEDNEKDEVEYEEEEEKEEEDEDEKEEEEEDEDKEEVEDKEEEQEEDSDEEEDKDKDEEEEEEGKEEDEEEEDEQKEEDKEDEDEDEKEDKKEEDLEGKDEDEEEDGEDKEGEEDEDEEEHEDEKNDKEEEDKEEEEEEDDEEEEDE is encoded by the coding sequence ATGAGGATGAAGagtgggaggagggggaggaggtggaaaacaaggatgaggaggaggtggacgaggaggaagaaaatgaggaggaggaagaggaaagatGATGGGCAGGAGAAGAACAAGGACGAGGATGAAATGGAGCATAAGGATGAGAAGGAGGATGAGAAGGAGcacgaggacgaggaggaggaggacgaggacaaAGAGGAGGACAACGAAAAGGATGAGGTGGAgtatgaggaggaggaggagaaggaagaggaggacgaggacgaaaaggaggaagaggaggaggacgaggacaaggaggaagttgaggacaaggaggaggagcaggaggaggacagTGATGAGGAGGAAGATAAGGACAAagacgaggaggaggaagaggagggcaaggaggaggatgaggaggaagaagacgagcagaaggaagaggataaggaggatgaggatgaggacgaGAAGGAGGACAAGAAGGAGGAGGACTTGGAGGgcaaggatgaggatgaggaggaagatggGGAAGAcaaagagggggaggaggacgaggatgaggaggagcatGAGGACGAGAAGAATGACAAAGAGGAGGAGGataaagaggaggaggaggaggaggatgacgaggaggaggaggatgagtaG
- the LOC135306062 gene encoding cilia- and flagella-associated protein 251-like: MEEEEKDTEEEKQEDVDEEDKEEEDEDEDNEEEEEEEEEEEEEEEEEEEEEEEEEEEEEEEEEEDEEQEEEMEEEEEEVEEEEEEEEEEEEEEEDEDEDEDEDEDKEDEEEEEEDEEVEDKDEEEEEDLEEEGKDKEEEKEEDEAEEDKEKEDEEEDKEEEEEDEEEDEDEDEEDEEEDDEEEDKDKEDKEEEEEEDDEEEDKDKEDTEEDKEEKDDEEVEEDDEEEEEE; this comes from the exons atggaggaggaggaaaaggacacggaggaggaaaagcaggaggaCGTGGacgaggaggacaaggaggaagaggacgaggacgaggacaatgaggaggaggaggaggaggaggaggaggaggaggaggaggaggaggaggaggaggaggaggaggaggaggaggaggaggaggaggaggaggaagaggag gaggatgaggagcaggaggaggagatggaggaggaggaggaggaggtggaggaggaggaggaggaggaggaggaggaggaggaggaggaggaggacgaggacgaggacgaggacgaggacgaggacaaggaggacgaggaggaggaggaggaggacgaggaggtgGAGGataaggatgaggaggaggaggaggacctggaggaggaggggaaggacaaggaggaggaaaaggaggaggacgaggccgaggaggacaaagagaaagaggacgaggaggaggacaaggaggaggaggaggaggacgaggaggaggacgaggacgaggac gaggaggatgaggaggaggatgatgaggaggaggataaggacaaggaggacaaggaggaggaagaggaggaggatgatgaggaggaggatAAGGACAAGGAGGACacggaggaggacaaggaggagaagGACGACGAGGAGGTCgaggaggatgatgaagaggaggaggaggagtag
- the LOC135306061 gene encoding glutamic acid-rich protein-like isoform X1, which yields MAHWFHSVTTGSAFCQAPKCHSGLHGPTRPHSVTVVSTGRTLQSSDVSGADELQPPEAKARQTCLSCRLVWEQPMDIQNFECEIPVSALCSWRTRPVLFHRSESTEPLCLEGRRTRRRRMRRRRRRRTRRRSGTRMRNTRRRMRKKRRTSRRTRRRKVDEEDEEGDEDKDQEEDKEEDEEGEDEQEDKEDEEEETDEEEEEQYKEEEEEDEDEDEAEEEDEEEDKVEDEDDDDEEGEGHNNE from the exons ATGGCTCATTGGTTCCACAGTGTCACAACGGGCTCTGCATTTTGCCAGGCCCCAAAGTGTCACAGTGGTCTCCATGGTCCCACGAGGCCACACAGTGTCACCGTGGTCTCCACAGGAAGGACACTACAGAGCTCAGATGTTTCAGGGGCTGatgagctgcagcccccagaggCCAAAGCCAgacagacctgtctgtcctgcaggtTGGTCTGGGAACAACCCATGGATATTCAAAATTTTGAATGTGAAATCCCAGTTTCAGCCCTTTGTTCCTGGAGGACAAGaccagttcttttccatagaagtgaaagcacagagcccctgtgtttggaaggcag gaggacgaggaggagaagaatgaggaggaggaggaggagaaggacaaggaggaggagtgggacaaggatgaggaatacaaggaggaggatgaggaaaaagaggaggacAAGTAGGAGGACGAGGAGAAGGAAGGTGGAcgaggaagatgaggaggggGATGAGGACAAGGAccaggaggaggacaaggaggaagatgaggaaggggaggatgagcaggaggacaaggaggatgaggaggaggagactgatgaagaggaggaggagcaatacaaggaggaggaagaggaggatgaggacgaAGATGAAGCTGAGGAGGAAGACGAGGAAGAGGACAAGGtggaggatgaggatgatgatgatgaggaggGGGAGGGGCACAATAATGAGTAG